The sequence below is a genomic window from Clostridium putrefaciens.
ACTTCATCATTAGGCTTTTTATCTAGAGATTTAGTTAAGAAGGTTTGAGCAATTTGTATTAAATTGTTTATAACCCAATATAAGACTAAGGCTGATTTAAGCTTCATACTCATGAACCCTATAAATCCTGCCATAAAAATATTCATTGTTTGCATCTGCTTTGCCTGAGCATCTTGAGGTGCATTGTTTGAAATAATTTTACTAGATATAAATTGTGTTAAAAATGATAAAACAGGTAATATGTATAAATGGTCTGGTTGTGATAAGTCCTTTATCCACAAAAATCCCACTCCAGTTATACCTTGTAAGTTATTAAAAACATAATACAATCCAAAAAGTATTGGCATTTGTACCAATAAAGGTAAGCATCCACTTAAAGGACTTGCACCATTTTCTTTATATAATTTAGATATTTCTTGTTGTTGCTTTTGAGGATCATTTTTATACTTAGCTTGCAACTTCTTCATTTCTGGTTGTATCTCTTGCATCTTTACTTGAGATCTTGTTTGTTTTAT
It includes:
- the yidC gene encoding membrane protein insertase YidC, which gives rise to MKYINQYLTQFFEFIHGLVKIVTANPDYSYGLAIIFFTIIIRIILLPLNIKQTRSQVKMQEIQPEMKKLQAKYKNDPQKQQQEISKLYKENGASPLSGCLPLLVQMPILFGLYYVFNNLQGITGVGFLWIKDLSQPDHLYILPVLSFLTQFISSKIISNNAPQDAQAKQMQTMNIFMAGFIGFMSMKLKSALVLYWVINNLIQIAQTFLTKSLDKKPNDEVSTNKLAKEINSDRNSTKKNK